TCGCCGACGGCCCGGCGGCGGGCGATGACCAGGCGGGTAGCGGAGCGGACGGCACTCGTCAACGCTTGCGGGACCATGTTCCCAGCGAAGCTCGCCTCAAGCCGGTCGCGAACTGCCGCAACGCCCCGTCCACGTGCCTCGTCCGACCGGACCGTCCACCTCCGCCCGTCCGGGTGCTCGTTCCCGCCGTGAAGTCCTGGACCGGCCCGGTCGGCCCCATCAGTCGTTGGCGGTCTCCTCACGGATGAGGAGCCGGTGCGACTCCTGCATCTCGTCGGGGAGTTCCGCGGGGGAGAACCATCGGGCCTCCAGGATCTCGAACGGGTCGATCGCCAGGTCGCCGCCGAGGAACCGGGCCTCGTAGGCGACTTCGACGCGCAGCCGGAAGCCGCTCCTGAGGTACAGCAGCCGGCCGGCCTCGACCTCCAGGCCGGTCTCCTCGCGCACCTCCCGGGCGACGGTCGCCGAGAACTCCTCGCCCCTGATCGCGTAGCCGCTCGGCAGGCCCCACTGGCGGCCCTCGGGCCACAGGCGGTGGCGCAGCAGCAGCACGCGGCCCTGATCGTCGCGGACGAGTCCGGTCACGCCCACCATGAACGTCGCGTGGGTCAGCCACAGCAGCCGCCACTGCACCGGACGGATCATCCACCACAGCCGGGCGATGATGCGCTTCATCCCTGCCTCCTCGGCGACCGTGCCGGCGCCGTGCCGGCCACCGGGGGCGCGTGCGGCGACCAGCGCTGCCTGGTGGTGCGCAGGGCGTCCAGACGGGTCAGTATGGCCGCTCGCAGCGTCGCGAACTCCTCCTCGCGACGGTAGTCGGGCTGCGCCGTCGTCTGCAGGGGGTGCTTGCGGTACACGCCTCCCGGCGTGCCCAGCATGCGTCCCGGGGCCACGGACGCGCGGGTGAGCACGAGCCCGATGGTCTCCATGGCGGGCAGCGCGGGCCAGCCGCCCACGGCACGGACGAGATCGGTACGCGCGGTCAGGTGTGTGGCCACCACCGGGAAGCGGTCCCGCTCGATGGCGCCAACGTACGCGCCGGGGCCGGGGTATCGAACCGCGCTATCGAACCGGGCTACCGGCAACCTCCCCCCGGACTCGCCCCATCGCTCCCGCCGTCCACCGAGTCCACCGCCCCCGGCACCTGGCCCCCCGGCCCCGCCCCGCACCGCCGCAACGCCCCCTCCACCCGGACCGTCCACCCCCGCCGGTCCAGGTGCTCCAGCAGCGGGATGGCGACGCGGCGGGTGGTGTCCAGGGCGCGGCGGGCCTCGCTCGCCGAGAACGGCTGGGGGAGGCCGGCGAGGATCGTGGCGGCCTCGGCGTCCGCGCCGGGCAGGAGGACGATGCCGTCCGCGATCCTCAGCAGGGAGCCCGCCGCGGCGGCCGCGGCCAGCAGGCGGGGGGTGAGGCCCAGCCCGGCGAGGCGGTCGGCCTCCGGTGCGCGGAAGGGGGCGCGGGCCAGGTCCGTGCGGACCGCCGCGACGGCGGATTCCGCCTCGGGGGGCAGCGCGGGGCGTGCCCGGCTGCCGTAGACGCGGCCGTCGCGCTGCCGCAGGCCGGGGCCGGCCGCCAGCAGTGCCTCGACCAGGCGGCGTTCGGGCAGGTCCAGCGTCTGACGGGCCGTCTCCAGCGGCAGGCCGGGCTCCAGCGGGTGCCGGACGGCGTGTTCCTCGACCGCGCGGCGGAGCCGGTCGCGCAGGGCGGACCAGTGGGCCGGGTCCGCCAGCCACTCGCCGGCCACCGGCTCCGAAGGCGGGCTCGCCCCCATCGCGAGTAGTTCCACGCGGTGCACCAGGCCGCGCCGGCGCAGCTCCGCGGCACCGTCCGGAGCGCCGGCGACCGCCCGCAGGTCCCGGGCCCGCTGCGCCGCGGCGCCCCGCCGGGCGAGCGCGGGCGGGCGGACGTCGAGGACGGTCACCCCGGCCGGGACGCGGTGCCTGCCCGGGTCCCGCAGCAGCGCCCGGTCGCCGATCCTGAGCGGCAGCGCCGTGGCCAGCCGCAGGCGGGCCGTGTCCCCGCCCAGCGGACGGACCGTCACCGGCACCGCCGCGGAACCGGCGTGCAGCGTCAGGTGCCGGGGCAGGTCGCGGGCCGGGGCGCCGGTCAGCCGGACGTCCACGGTGTCCGCGCCGAGCCAGCGCCCCGGCGTGAGCAGCGCGTCCCCGCGGCGCAGTGCCGCGGCGTCCGCGCCGTGCACGTTGACCGCGACCCGGGCCACCGCCGGCACCTCGGTCCTGGGCTCCTTGAGCGCCTCAAGGCCCCGCACCCGCAACGGCCGCCTGCCGTCCACGCCCACCAACTGGTCGCCCACCCGGAGCGTGCCCGCGCCGAGGGTCCCCGTGACGACGGTGCCCCGGCCGCGCACCGTGAAGGCACGGTCGATCCAGAGCCGTACGTCCGCCTCCGGATCCGGCGCGGGCAGCGCGCTCGCGGTGCGGACCAGCGCCCCGCGCAACTCGTCGAGGCCCTCACCGCTCATTGGGCTCACGGCCACGGACGCCACCTCGCCCAGCGACGACTCGGCGATCCGGTCCAGCGCCTCCTTGCGCGCCGCCGCCGGATCGGCGAGGTCGCAGCGCGAGACGGCGAGCAGCCCGTGCCGGGCGCCGAGCGCGTCCAGGACCGCCAGGTGCTCCTCCGACTGCGGCTGCCAGCCCTGGTCCGCGGCGACCACGAACAGCACGGCGGGGACCGGCCCCACGCCCGCCAGCATGTTCGCCACCAGCCGCTCGTGCCCCGGCACGTCGACGAACGCGGTCTCCCCGGCGCCGGGCAGCCGCGTCCACACGAACCCCAGGTCCAGCGTCATGCCCCGGCGCCGCTCCTCCGCCCACCGGTCCGGTTCCATCCCGGTCAGGGCCCGCAGCAGGGCTGACTTGCCGTGGTCGACGTGTCCGGCGGTGGCGAAGACGTGCACGGTTCACCTGCCGGGGGTGGTGGGGGCGGCGGGGGTGGGGGTGGTGACGGCGGCAGGGGCGGTGGCCGTCCGGTCGGGTGGGGTCGCGCCCACGGGGTCCTGCCCGGTCGCCGTGTCCCGTCCGGTCACCGCGTCCTGCCGGGTCACCGTGTGCCGCCCGGTCCCGGTCCCGATACCCGTCCCGCCCGCCGCCGGGGCGCACGCGTTCCGGACGGCGGCGGCCAGTGCCACGTCAGCGTCCTCCGGAACCGCCCGCAGGTCCAGCAGGCACCGACCCTGCTCCACCCTCCCCAGGACCGCGGGCACCCCCCGCCGCAGGGGCGCCGCGCAGGACGCGGGCAGGGAGACGGCGGCGCTGGGCAGCGTCACCCCCGGGGCGCCGCCGCCACCGATCACCGCCTCGCTGTCCACCGCCCGGCTGTCCACTCCGGCCGCGCGCAGCCGGGCCGCCAGGTGTTCGGCGCGTGCCCGGAGCCGTCCGGGGCCGGCGTGGAGCGCCGCGTGGACGGGGGTGGCGGGGCCGCGCAGGGTGGCCTCCAGGGCGGCGAGGGTCAGCTTGTCCACGCGCAGGGCCCGGGCCAGCGGGTGCCGGGCCAGCCGCCGCACCAGCTCCCCGCGGCCGAGCAGGAGCCCGCACTGCGGGCCGCCCAGCAGCTTGTCACCGCTGGCGGTCACGAGGTCGGCGCCCGCGCGCAGCCAGGTCGCCGCGTCGGGCTCGTCCGGCAGGAGGGGGTCGGGGGCGAGCAGCCCGGAGCCGATGTCCGCGACGACCGGAACGCCCAGCCGGGCCAGGTCGGCCACCCCGACCTCGCTGGTGAAGCCGGTGACGCGGAAGTTGGACGGGTGCACCTTGAGCACGAACCCGGTCTCCGGTCCCACGGCCGAGGCGTAGTCGGCGAACGCGGTGCGGTTGGTCGTGCCGACCTCGCGGAGCCGTGCCCCGGTGGACTCCAGCAGGTCGGGCAGCCGGAAACCGTCCCCGATCTCCACCAGTTCGCCCCGGCTGACCACGATCTGCCTGCCGCGGGCCAGCGCGGTCGCCGCGAGCGCCAGGGCCGCCGCCCCGTTGCCCACCACATGGGCGCCCTCCGCGGCCGGCACCCGCTCCATCAGCGCCTCGATCGCGGAACGGCCGCGCCGCGCCCGTAGCCCCGTACCGAGGTCGAGTTCGACGTCCGTGGTGCCGGCCGCGGAGAGCAGCGCGTCACGGGCGGCGGCCGAGAGCGGGGCACGGCCGAGGTTGGTGTGGAGCAGCACCCCGGTCGCGTTGACGACCGGCCGGAGCGCGGACGCGGTGGCGGGCAGCGCGGCCACGGCACGTTCGACGATCCCCGAGACGGGCACCTCCCCGGCACGCGCCCGCTCCTGCACCCCGGCCAGCACCGCCTTCACCAGCCCCCGCCCGAGCCGTTCGACCGCGGCGGCCAGCCGGGGATCGGCGAGCAGCACGTCCGTGCGGGGCAGCCGGCGGCGGGGGTCGCTCGCCACGGAGGGGTGGGCGTCCGGCACGGGCACGTGAGCCTCCGGCGCGGCGGGGGCGCGGTCCGGAACCGGGTCGCGTTCCATGCGCTGCCCCTTCGCTGAGAGCCGCTACGGACGGGCCGGCGGAACCGGTACGGGCGGACCGGGGCCGAGCGACCCCGAACGCTCGGAGCCCCGGGCGCCCTTCCGGCCCACCACCGGCGCGCGCCCACGGTACGACCGCCCCGCCGGGCACCCCCGGCGCCACACCGCCGGCCTCCGCGCGCACCCCGAACGCACCAACGCGCCGTACGCCGAACGCGTCATGGGGGGCGCCGCCGGGGAGCCGTCCCCGCGAAATCCGATTGGCTTCCGGCCCCAACGGTGCCAGGCACCGGCAAGTACAGGCCGACGTCCAGGAGGAACAACCGTGTCACTCACCAGAAACCTGTGCGGTACCGCCGCGGCCCTCGCCCTGGCCGGCGCCGCACTCATGGCCGCACCGTCGGACGCGGCAGCCACGCACGCGGCATCCACCCACGCGGCATCCACGCACGTGACATCCACGCACGTGACATCCACGCACGCGGCATCCACGCACGTGACATCCACCCACGCCGAACCCACCCGCACCCGCACCCCAGGCGCCCACCCCGGCGCCGCCCCCGCTTGCACCCGGAACGTCACGGACCGGAACGTCACCGGCCGGCCCGCGCTGGACGCCGTCAGGCCGGGCGACGTCGTCTGCGTCGACGGCCTCTCCCGTGGCCACCGGCTGGAGATCGACAAGGGCGGCACCGCGGACAAGCCCGTCACCTACTCCGGCAACGGGCAGCGGGTCGGCGGCATCGACATCGACGCCGACCACGTCATCGTGGACGGCTACACCATGGAGGGGCCGTCCGCTCCGGGCATCGAGATCCACGGCGACGGCGTCACCGTCCAGAACAACACGGTCACGGCCCCGCAGGGCGGCGACGGCGACGGCCTGCGCTTCTTCGGCGACGACATCACCGTCGCGCACAACACCATCTCCAGCACCGACAACAGCACCGGCGCGCACGCCGACTGCATGCAGACCTTCACCACCGACGACGAGGACGTGGCGAGCCGGAACGTGGTGATCGACGGCAACACCTGCCGGAAGATCGACAACATGTGCCTGATGGCCGAGGGCCCCGACTCCGAGGCCGGCGACGGCAGCGGCGAGGGTGTCTCGGAGTACTGGACGTTCCGGAACAACGACTGCCAGACGCAGCAGGCGTCCCAGACGCTGATGGTCGACGACGTGCAGCACCTGACCGTCACCGGCAACACCTGGGAGGCGGGCCCCGACCACGCCATCGGCCTCCAGAACCACGCGACCGGCGCCCACGTGAAGGACAACAGGCTCGACCCGTCCATCGACTGCGAGGTGGGCATCGACAAGTCGTCCATGGCGGGCTACGAGGGTCCCGAGCCCGGCTGCGACCCGTGAACCGCACCCGGGGCCACACCCGGAACCGCGCCCGCGACCGCACCTCGGACCACACCCGGGGACAGACCGGACGACCGCCGGGACCCAACCCAGCCCAGTCCAACCCAGTCCAACCCGGCGCGAACCCCCAGCGCGACCCCCCCCGGCGTGCCCCCCGTCGCACTCCCCGCCGCCACGCCCCCGCCGAACTCCACCCCGGCGAGGGCTAACACGAAGGCGTTCCGGGGTAGGTGGAGACCAGGTCATGCTGAGGGGGACGGTATGGATCCGACGGCGCCCGCGACCGGGGCCGCAATGCCGAGCGCCATGACGGCCGACGTGAGCGCCACGGCGACGAGCGGGCGCGTCATGCCCGCGGACGCAGCGTTGGTGGTGCACACCCTCGGCCGCGGAACGGACGCCACCCACCCATGAGCACCCCTGAACCGCCCGAGGACGAGGGCGCCGAGGGCGGACCCCGCGGCGTGGGCGACGAAGGCGGCGACCGCCCCGAGGGAACCCGCCTCCACGCCCAGGCCACGGATCGCGCCAGGATCTACCAGGCACTCCGCGACCTCCATGTCTCCGAGCGGCACCAGCACTTCTACTACCTGGACGGCGTGCGGGCCGTGCGCCGTGCGAAGTCCGGTGGGGAGCCGGGGGACTGCCCGTATCCGGGCCTGTCGTCGTTCGGCGCGGACCAGGCCCGGTGGTTCTTCGGGCGGGACGAACTGGTCTCCGACCTGCTCGTGGGGCTCGACCGGCGCCTGTGGGGCGGTGGCGGGCTGGCGGTGGTAGCGCCGTCCGGGGCCGGCAAGTCCTCGCTCCTCGAAGCGGGCCTGCTGCCCGCCGTCGCCGCCGGGCTGCTGCCCGTCGAGGGATCGCGGGACTGGCCGCGCGCCGTGCTCACCCCCACCGAGCACCCGTTGACGGAGCTGGCCGACCGGCTGGCCGAGGTCACCGGAACCAGCCCGCGGCAGGCGGCCGACGTCCTGGCCGAGGGGCCCGCGGAGTCCGTCTCGATGCTGCGCGAGGCACTGGGCAGGCAGTCCGGCGCCGGGCAGACCGGCGCGGCGCACCGGCGGTGGATCCTCGTCGTCGACCAGCTCGAAGAGCTGTTCACGCTCTGCACCGACGAGCGTGAACGCGCCGCCTTCCTCGCCGTCCTGGGCGCCGTCGCCGAGGCGGAGCCCGGGGGGAGGGGCCCGGCAGGGCTGGTCGTGTACGGGCTGAGGTCGGACTTCTACACCCGATGTGCCGAGTATCCGGGGCTCCGGTCGGTCCTCCAGGACGGCCCGGTGCTGGTCGGGTCCATGTCCGCGACCCGCGTCCGGGAGGCGATCATCTTCCCGGCCAGGGACGTGGGCCTGGAAGTCGACCCGGGTCTCGTCGAGGTGCTGCTGCGCGATCTCGGCGCACCGGCGCACTCCGGCGAGGCCGGCGACGGCGCCACCGCCGTTCCGGCCGGATACGAGGCAGGGCGACTGCCCCTGCTGGCGCACGCGTTGCGGGCCACCTGGCAGCAGCAGCACGGCCGCGCCCTCACGGTGGAGGGGTACGAGGCCACCGGCGGCATCGCCCGCGCCGTGCGCACCACCGCCGAGGAGCACTACACGCGTCTCGACGAGGCGGGCAGGGCGGCCGCCCGCGCCGTGCTGCTCCGCCTGGTCAAGATCGGCGCGGGCGGGGAGGACACCCGCCAGCGCGTCCCGTACGGCGACCTGCTGGGGCACGGCGGGGATTCCGCCGCGGCCATGGCGGTCGTCGAGACGTTCACCGGCGCCCGCCTGCTGACCCGGGAAGGCGACAGCGTGGAGATCACCCACGAGGTGCTGCTGCGCGCGTGGCCACGCCTGCGGGACTGGATCGAGGCCGACCGGCCCGGCAACCTCGTCCGCCAGGAGCTCGAAGCCGCCGCGGCTGACTGGGAGCACGCGGGCCGCGACCCGGGCATGCTCCACAGCGGCAGCCGGCTCGCGGCAGCCGAGGCCTGGGCCGGTTCGGCACCCTCGGGAGCCCTCAGCTCCACCGCGTCGGCCTTCCTCACGGCCTCGGTGCACAGGCGGCGCCGTGCCCTCGGCGTCCGCAACGCGGTGATCGCCGCCCTGGTCGTCCTCTTCCTGTCCGCCTGTACCGCCGCCTTCATCGCGCAGCACCAGAGGACCACCGCGCAGACGGAACGCGACAGGGCGATCTTCAGCCAGCTCACCGCCAGGGCCGAGGCCCTCCGCGGCAACCAGCCCTCGCTCGCGGCCCAGCTCGACATCGCCGCGTACCGCATGAGGCAGACATCAGGCCTCTACACCCACCTGGTCACCGACGCGAACAACCCGCTGTCCACCACCCTGACCGGGCACACGGGACCCGTCTACACCGTGGCTCTCAGCCCGGACGGGCACACCCTGGCCAGCGCGGGCTACGACGGCACGCTGCGGCTGTGGGACGTCCCCTACCCGGCTCGCACGAGGCCGCTGGGCGCACCGCTCCTCAGAGGCTCCAGCGCCATCGACTCGGTGGCGTTCAGCCCGGACGGGCACATCCTGGCCAGCGCCGGCACGGACGGCAAGGTGCGGCTGTGGGACCTCGCCGACCGCGCCCACGCCACCCCGCTCGGCTCGCCTCTGCCGGGACACACCAGTGTCGTCCGCTGGGTGGCGTTCAGCCCGGACGGGCAGACCCTGGCCGCCGCCGGGTCGGACGGCACGGTGCGCCTGTGGAACCTCACCGACCCCGCCTACCCCGCCCCGCTGGGCAAGCCCCTGACCGGCCACACCGGCGTCGTGAACGCGGTGGCGTTCAGCCCCGACGGGCATCTCCTGGCCGGCGCCGGAGCGGACGGCCGGGTGCGGCTGTGGGATCTCACCCATCCCTCCCGCGCCACCCCGCTCGGCTCCGCCCCGTCCCGTTCCGCGGGCGCCGTCTGGGCGGTGGCGTTCAGCGCGGACGGGCACGTTCTGGCGACCTCCGGTGCGGAGGGCACGGTGCGGCTGTGGGATGTCACCGACCCCGCTCGCACCGCCCCGCTGGGCCGGCCCCTGCCCGGCCACACCGGCACCGTCTACTCGCTCGCGTTCAGCCCGAGCCGGCACACGCTGGCCAGCGCGGGTGAGGACGGGACGGTGCGGTTGTGGGACGTCACCCATCCCGCGACCGCCGTCCCGCTGGGGTCGCCCCTGAGCACCAGCACCGGCCCGGTCTTCTCTGTGGCGTTCAGCGCGGACGGGCACGTCCTGGCCGCCGCCGGGGCGGACCACACGGTGCGGCTGTGGAACCGCTCCACACCCCTCGGGACGGACCTGACGAGCGGCAGGGGCGACGCCGTGAACGCGGTGGCGTTCAGCCCGGACGGGCACACCCTGGCCAGTGCCGGAGCGGACCAGGCGGTGCGGCTGTGGAACCTCGCCGATCGCGCCCATGACCCGTCGCCGGGGCGGCCCCTGACGGGTCACAGCAACCCCGTCGAAGCGGTGGCGTTCAGTCCGGACGGGCACGTCCTCGCCAGCGCCGGATCGGACGGCACGGTCCGGTTGTGGGACGTCACCCGGCCCGCCCACGCCACCGCTCTGGGCACGCTGACCGGCCACACCGGCCCGGTCCTCTCCGTGGCGTTCAGCCCGGACGGGCACACCCTCGCCAGTGCGGGTGACGACGGGACGGTGCGGTTGTGGGACGTCACCGACCCCGGGCACGTCACCCGGCTCGACCGGCCCGTGGCCGGCCACGGCAACCCCGTGAACGCGGTGGCGTTCGCCCCGAGCGGGCACGTCCTGGCCGGCGCGGACACGCTCGGCGCGGTGCGGCTGTGGGATGTCGCCGACCCCCGGCACGCCGCTGCGCTGGGCTCCCCCCTGAACAGCGGCACCGGGCCCGTGCACGCGGTGGCGTTCGCCCCCGACGGGCACGCCCTGGCGAGCGCGGGCACGGACGGGACGGTGCGGTTGTGGGATGTCGCGGATCCCCGCCACGCCGCTGCGCTGGGCTCTCCCCTGAACAGCAACAACGGCCCCGTGCGCACGGTGGCGTTCAGTTCGGACGGGCACACCCTGGCCAGTGCCGGTGCGCACGACGTGTGGTTGTGGGACCTCGACGACCCGGCCGACACGACCCCGCTCGACCCACCGCTGACCGGCCACAGCGGCCCCGTGAACGCGGTGGCGTTCAGCCCCGACGAGCAGACCCTCGTCAGCGCCGGTGACGACGGGACGGTGTGGATGTGGTCGATGAGCGCCGATCAGGCCATCCGGCAGATCTGCAAGTACACCAATCCCCTGACGCCCCGGCAGTGGAAGCAGTACGTGCCCCAGCTGCCGTTCACGCCGCCCTGCGGGTGACGAGCGCGGCCGGCAGCGTGGATGCTGCCGGCCGGGCGCCTCCGCTGTCGCGACGGCCTGGCGGAGAGCTCAGGAGCCACCGCCGGCACCCCGGCGTTTCAGGAACAGCGAGCCGGCGTAGAGGGCCGCGGCGACCGCGACGAGGCCCCCTCCCACCACCAGGATCAGATCCGCGGTGTCCCAGCCGCCGACCGCGTCACCGCTGGCCTGGGCCCGGTCCGAGCCGCCCGCCGCGGGATCCGGTTCCGGTTCCGCCGATGCCGTGCTGCCGCCGGGCGCCCGGGACGGGGTGCTGTGGGTGCCGTGGGCGCCGGCGCCGGCACTCGCGGACGCCGACGTGCCCGGGAGCGAGCCGGACGGGCTGCCCGTCGCGGCCCCGGAGGCGCTGGGGGCGGTGCCGGAACCCGGTGTCGTGGGGCCGGTCGGATGCGTCGGCGCCGGGGGCTCCTTGATGGCGAACGACAGGAGCTGGTTGTTCTGTCCCGGGTCCAGCCGGCACGGGGCGTTGAGACTGCCCTGGTTGACCTGGTCGCCGTTCGCGTTCCTCCCGATGAGGTGCAGCGTGAGGTCGTCGACCATGATCCGCCCGTTGCCCGGCCGGGTGAAGGTGACGGACGGCGCGATGCCGCTCGTGCGGATGTCGAACGGGCCGGACGCCGGGACGGGGGTCCTGGCCACGTTCAGGGACACGGTCTGGTTGCTGCCGCTCCCCGGCGCGTCCACGTGGATCCTCGCGTCCGCCGTGCCCTCGACGGTCTTCACGCTCACCAGCCCGAGCGCCTGCGTGGTGCCCCCGTCCACCGTTCCCACCGCGTTGATCGGGTAGCCCGGGGTGGGCCGGCCGACGATGTGGGTCTTGGACAGGTTCGTGTTGATCTTCACGCCCAAGGGGTGATCGTTGATCACCGGGTACGTGCAGGTGTAGTTCAGGTCGAGGGAGACCGGAACGGAGACCGCTGTCCCGGCTCCGAGGACCCCCACGATTCCCGCCGCGGCCGCCACCGCGGACGCGGCACCCAGGGCGCTCCTGACCCTTAAGGCCTTTCCCGGGCTTCGGCCGTTGCTCCTGGCATCCATGCTCACCACCGTTGTCCGATGCCGCAGAGGTACTTCGTCCTCGACCGTTGTAGCAAGCCCTCATAAACAAGGGGTATACAGCTGTGCGTTCGGGAACGTGTGGGTGCCCGAAGCCGTGTCACCGGCCGCCGGGCATGTCAACACGGCAATCGGAATTGAAGAGTCCGCTCACTGGGAACGCGTTCATGGATCACTCCGGTCCCGAAAGGCACGACAGGAACAGCGGCACCATCCGACCCTTGATGGGGGCGCCTCCGGGGCTTCCCGGAGGCGCCCTGACCGTGCGATACAGGCCGGAACCAGCCGGAGTTACTGGCAGGTTGC
The nucleotide sequence above comes from Streptomyces sp. TS71-3. Encoded proteins:
- a CDS encoding SelB C-terminal domain-containing protein, encoding MHVFATAGHVDHGKSALLRALTGMEPDRWAEERRRGMTLDLGFVWTRLPGAGETAFVDVPGHERLVANMLAGVGPVPAVLFVVAADQGWQPQSEEHLAVLDALGARHGLLAVSRCDLADPAAARKEALDRIAESSLGEVASVAVSPMSGEGLDELRGALVRTASALPAPDPEADVRLWIDRAFTVRGRGTVVTGTLGAGTLRVGDQLVGVDGRRPLRVRGLEALKEPRTEVPAVARVAVNVHGADAAALRRGDALLTPGRWLGADTVDVRLTGAPARDLPRHLTLHAGSAAVPVTVRPLGGDTARLRLATALPLRIGDRALLRDPGRHRVPAGVTVLDVRPPALARRGAAAQRARDLRAVAGAPDGAAELRRRGLVHRVELLAMGASPPSEPVAGEWLADPAHWSALRDRLRRAVEEHAVRHPLEPGLPLETARQTLDLPERRLVEALLAAGPGLRQRDGRVYGSRARPALPPEAESAVAAVRTDLARAPFRAPEADRLAGLGLTPRLLAAAAAAGSLLRIADGIVLLPGADAEAATILAGLPQPFSASEARRALDTTRRVAIPLLEHLDRRGWTVRVEGALRRCGAGPGGQVPGAVDSVDGGSDGASPGGGCR
- a CDS encoding DUF6801 domain-containing protein, producing MGVLGAGTAVSVPVSLDLNYTCTYPVINDHPLGVKINTNLSKTHIVGRPTPGYPINAVGTVDGGTTQALGLVSVKTVEGTADARIHVDAPGSGSNQTVSLNVARTPVPASGPFDIRTSGIAPSVTFTRPGNGRIMVDDLTLHLIGRNANGDQVNQGSLNAPCRLDPGQNNQLLSFAIKEPPAPTHPTGPTTPGSGTAPSASGAATGSPSGSLPGTSASASAGAGAHGTHSTPSRAPGGSTASAEPEPDPAAGGSDRAQASGDAVGGWDTADLILVVGGGLVAVAAALYAGSLFLKRRGAGGGS
- the selA gene encoding L-seryl-tRNA(Sec) selenium transferase encodes the protein MERDPVPDRAPAAPEAHVPVPDAHPSVASDPRRRLPRTDVLLADPRLAAAVERLGRGLVKAVLAGVQERARAGEVPVSGIVERAVAALPATASALRPVVNATGVLLHTNLGRAPLSAAARDALLSAAGTTDVELDLGTGLRARRGRSAIEALMERVPAAEGAHVVGNGAAALALAATALARGRQIVVSRGELVEIGDGFRLPDLLESTGARLREVGTTNRTAFADYASAVGPETGFVLKVHPSNFRVTGFTSEVGVADLARLGVPVVADIGSGLLAPDPLLPDEPDAATWLRAGADLVTASGDKLLGGPQCGLLLGRGELVRRLARHPLARALRVDKLTLAALEATLRGPATPVHAALHAGPGRLRARAEHLAARLRAAGVDSRAVDSEAVIGGGGAPGVTLPSAAVSLPASCAAPLRRGVPAVLGRVEQGRCLLDLRAVPEDADVALAAAVRNACAPAAGGTGIGTGTGRHTVTRQDAVTGRDTATGQDPVGATPPDRTATAPAAVTTPTPAAPTTPGR
- a CDS encoding NUDIX domain-containing protein, whose amino-acid sequence is MKRIIARLWWMIRPVQWRLLWLTHATFMVGVTGLVRDDQGRVLLLRHRLWPEGRQWGLPSGYAIRGEEFSATVAREVREETGLEVEAGRLLYLRSGFRLRVEVAYEARFLGGDLAIDPFEILEARWFSPAELPDEMQESHRLLIREETAND
- a CDS encoding right-handed parallel beta-helix repeat-containing protein; its protein translation is MSLTRNLCGTAAALALAGAALMAAPSDAAATHAASTHAASTHVTSTHVTSTHAASTHVTSTHAEPTRTRTPGAHPGAAPACTRNVTDRNVTGRPALDAVRPGDVVCVDGLSRGHRLEIDKGGTADKPVTYSGNGQRVGGIDIDADHVIVDGYTMEGPSAPGIEIHGDGVTVQNNTVTAPQGGDGDGLRFFGDDITVAHNTISSTDNSTGAHADCMQTFTTDDEDVASRNVVIDGNTCRKIDNMCLMAEGPDSEAGDGSGEGVSEYWTFRNNDCQTQQASQTLMVDDVQHLTVTGNTWEAGPDHAIGLQNHATGAHVKDNRLDPSIDCEVGIDKSSMAGYEGPEPGCDP
- a CDS encoding WD40 repeat domain-containing protein; translated protein: MSTPEPPEDEGAEGGPRGVGDEGGDRPEGTRLHAQATDRARIYQALRDLHVSERHQHFYYLDGVRAVRRAKSGGEPGDCPYPGLSSFGADQARWFFGRDELVSDLLVGLDRRLWGGGGLAVVAPSGAGKSSLLEAGLLPAVAAGLLPVEGSRDWPRAVLTPTEHPLTELADRLAEVTGTSPRQAADVLAEGPAESVSMLREALGRQSGAGQTGAAHRRWILVVDQLEELFTLCTDERERAAFLAVLGAVAEAEPGGRGPAGLVVYGLRSDFYTRCAEYPGLRSVLQDGPVLVGSMSATRVREAIIFPARDVGLEVDPGLVEVLLRDLGAPAHSGEAGDGATAVPAGYEAGRLPLLAHALRATWQQQHGRALTVEGYEATGGIARAVRTTAEEHYTRLDEAGRAAARAVLLRLVKIGAGGEDTRQRVPYGDLLGHGGDSAAAMAVVETFTGARLLTREGDSVEITHEVLLRAWPRLRDWIEADRPGNLVRQELEAAAADWEHAGRDPGMLHSGSRLAAAEAWAGSAPSGALSSTASAFLTASVHRRRRALGVRNAVIAALVVLFLSACTAAFIAQHQRTTAQTERDRAIFSQLTARAEALRGNQPSLAAQLDIAAYRMRQTSGLYTHLVTDANNPLSTTLTGHTGPVYTVALSPDGHTLASAGYDGTLRLWDVPYPARTRPLGAPLLRGSSAIDSVAFSPDGHILASAGTDGKVRLWDLADRAHATPLGSPLPGHTSVVRWVAFSPDGQTLAAAGSDGTVRLWNLTDPAYPAPLGKPLTGHTGVVNAVAFSPDGHLLAGAGADGRVRLWDLTHPSRATPLGSAPSRSAGAVWAVAFSADGHVLATSGAEGTVRLWDVTDPARTAPLGRPLPGHTGTVYSLAFSPSRHTLASAGEDGTVRLWDVTHPATAVPLGSPLSTSTGPVFSVAFSADGHVLAAAGADHTVRLWNRSTPLGTDLTSGRGDAVNAVAFSPDGHTLASAGADQAVRLWNLADRAHDPSPGRPLTGHSNPVEAVAFSPDGHVLASAGSDGTVRLWDVTRPAHATALGTLTGHTGPVLSVAFSPDGHTLASAGDDGTVRLWDVTDPGHVTRLDRPVAGHGNPVNAVAFAPSGHVLAGADTLGAVRLWDVADPRHAAALGSPLNSGTGPVHAVAFAPDGHALASAGTDGTVRLWDVADPRHAAALGSPLNSNNGPVRTVAFSSDGHTLASAGAHDVWLWDLDDPADTTPLDPPLTGHSGPVNAVAFSPDEQTLVSAGDDGTVWMWSMSADQAIRQICKYTNPLTPRQWKQYVPQLPFTPPCG